A portion of the Pseudomonas sp. GR 6-02 genome contains these proteins:
- a CDS encoding extracellular solute-binding protein, with amino-acid sequence MLAPKRLLTALALTLIGSTAAQAADEVVVYSSRIDELIKPVFDAYTQKTGVQVKFITDKEAPLMQRIKAEGENATADLLLTVDAGNLWQAEQMGILQPFTSKVIDANIPLQYRASSHAWTGLSLRARTIAYSTDRVKPGELTTYEALADKQWEGRLCLRTAKKVYNQSLTATMIEVHGAEKTEKILKGWVNNLSTDVFSDDIAVLEAINAGQCDVGIVNTYYYGRLHKQKPDLPVKLFWPNQGDRGVHVNLSGIGLTKHAPHPEAAKALVEWMTTPEAQKIFADVNQEFPANPAVPPSAEVASWGKFVADTLPVEIAGKRQAEAIRMMDRVGWN; translated from the coding sequence ATGTTGGCACCCAAGCGTCTACTGACCGCACTGGCCCTGACCCTGATAGGCAGCACCGCCGCCCAGGCTGCCGACGAGGTGGTGGTTTACTCCTCGCGTATCGATGAGCTGATCAAACCGGTCTTCGATGCCTACACCCAGAAAACCGGCGTACAGGTGAAGTTCATCACCGACAAGGAAGCGCCGCTGATGCAGCGGATCAAGGCCGAGGGCGAAAACGCCACTGCCGACCTGCTGCTGACCGTCGATGCCGGCAACCTTTGGCAGGCCGAGCAGATGGGCATCCTCCAGCCGTTCACCTCCAAGGTGATCGACGCCAACATCCCGCTGCAATACCGTGCATCCTCCCATGCCTGGACTGGCCTGAGCCTGCGGGCGCGGACCATCGCCTACTCCACCGACCGGGTAAAACCCGGTGAGCTGACCACCTACGAGGCGCTGGCCGATAAACAGTGGGAAGGCCGCCTGTGCCTGCGCACGGCGAAGAAGGTCTACAACCAGTCCCTGACCGCCACCATGATCGAAGTCCATGGCGCCGAGAAAACCGAGAAGATCCTCAAAGGCTGGGTCAACAACCTGTCCACCGACGTGTTCTCCGACGACATCGCCGTGCTGGAAGCGATCAATGCCGGTCAGTGCGACGTCGGCATCGTCAACACTTACTACTATGGCCGTCTGCACAAGCAGAAGCCGGACCTGCCGGTGAAACTGTTCTGGCCGAATCAGGGCGACCGTGGCGTGCACGTCAACCTGTCGGGTATCGGCCTGACCAAACATGCACCGCACCCGGAAGCCGCCAAGGCGCTGGTGGAGTGGATGACCACGCCTGAAGCGCAGAAGATTTTCGCTGACGTGAACCAGGAGTTTCCGGCCAACCCTGCCGTTCCGCCTTCGGCTGAAGTCGCGAGCTGGGGCAAGTTCGTGGCCGATACCTTGCCAGTGGAAATCGCCGGCAAGCGTCAGGCTGAAGCGATTCGGATGATGGATCGGGTCGGCTGGAACTGA
- a CDS encoding 2-octaprenyl-3-methyl-6-methoxy-1,4-benzoquinol hydroxylase has protein sequence MRADLLIVGAGMVGSALALALQNSGLEVLLLDGSPLSVKPFDGQAPFEPRVSALSAASQRILERLGVWDGIANRRSSPYTDMHVWDGSGTGKIHFSATSVHADVLGHIVENRVVQDALLDRLHDCDLGMLANARLEQMRRSGDDWLLTLADGRTLRAPLVIAADGANSAVRRLTGIATREWDYMHHAIVTSVRCSKPHQMTAWQRFTDNGPLAFLPLERDGQQDWCSIVWSTTPSEAERLMALDDESFCKDLERAFEGCLGTVLSADPRLCVPLRQRHAKRYVAEGLALIGDAAHTIHPLAGQGVNLGFLDAAVLAEVLLQAAARGERLADVKVLSRYERRRMPHNLALMAAMEGFERLFQADPLPVRWLRNTGLKMVDQMPEAKALFVREALGLIGDLPALAKA, from the coding sequence ATGCGCGCAGATCTGCTGATTGTCGGGGCCGGAATGGTCGGCAGTGCCCTGGCGCTGGCGTTACAAAACAGCGGGCTTGAAGTCCTGCTGCTGGACGGCAGCCCTTTGAGCGTCAAACCCTTCGATGGCCAAGCGCCGTTCGAGCCGCGGGTGAGCGCCCTGTCGGCGGCCAGCCAACGAATACTCGAACGCCTGGGCGTGTGGGACGGCATCGCCAACCGGCGCAGCAGTCCTTACACCGACATGCACGTCTGGGATGGCAGCGGCACCGGGAAGATCCATTTCTCGGCGACCAGCGTACATGCCGACGTACTCGGGCATATCGTCGAGAACCGTGTGGTTCAGGACGCCTTGCTCGACCGGCTGCACGACTGCGACCTCGGGATGCTGGCCAACGCACGTCTAGAGCAGATGCGCCGTTCCGGTGACGATTGGCTGCTGACCCTGGCCGATGGCCGCACCTTGCGGGCACCGTTGGTGATCGCGGCGGATGGCGCCAACTCGGCGGTGCGGCGCCTGACCGGCATTGCGACCCGCGAATGGGATTACATGCACCACGCGATCGTCACCAGTGTGCGCTGTTCCAAACCGCATCAAATGACCGCGTGGCAGCGTTTCACCGACAACGGCCCGCTGGCGTTTCTGCCGCTGGAACGGGACGGTCAGCAGGATTGGTGCTCGATTGTCTGGTCGACCACGCCGAGCGAAGCCGAACGCCTGATGGCGCTGGACGACGAAAGCTTCTGCAAGGATCTGGAGCGGGCCTTTGAAGGCTGCCTCGGCACGGTGCTCAGCGCCGACCCGCGTCTTTGCGTGCCGCTGCGTCAGCGTCATGCCAAGCGTTACGTGGCAGAAGGTCTGGCGTTGATCGGCGACGCGGCCCACACCATCCATCCGCTGGCCGGACAGGGCGTGAACCTCGGTTTCCTCGATGCCGCAGTGCTGGCCGAAGTACTGCTGCAAGCGGCCGCGCGCGGTGAGCGGTTGGCGGATGTGAAAGTGCTCAGTCGCTATGAGCGTCGGCGCATGCCCCACAACCTGGCGTTGATGGCGGCGATGGAAGGGTTCGAACGGCTGTTCCAGGCCGATCCGTTGCCGGTGCGCTGGTTGCGCAATACCGGGTTGAAGATGGTCGACCAGATGCCCGAGGCCAAGGCGTTGTTCGTGCGCGAAGCGCTTGGGTTGATCGGGGATCTGCCGGCGTTGGCCAAGGCCTGA
- the ubiH gene encoding 2-octaprenyl-6-methoxyphenyl hydroxylase, translating into MSRVNLAIIGGGLVGASLALALQAGAKARGWKIVLIEPFAPGDTYQPSYDARSSALSFGARQIYQRLGVWQEISRRAEPIKQIHVSDRGRFSTARLSAMEEGVPALGYVVENAWLGQCLWHSLDKDVISWRCPAEVTAMEPLTDGYRLTLNDETLVECDLAVLADGGRSGLREQLGIGIKKRPYNQSALIANITPSEAHNGMAFERFTDDGPMALLPLPENRCALVWTRLGMDAQRLAALDDRSFLNELQGVFGYRLGTLKQVGARNLYPLSLIEAEEQVRPHLAILGNAAHSLHPIAGQGFNLSLRDAQALADTLLSSETALGDFTTLQAYRERQRLDQNLTVGFSDQVTRLFGSTQPLVSLGRNIGLLGLDLLPPAKRWFARQAMGLGTRPDV; encoded by the coding sequence TGGTTGGCGCCAGCCTGGCGTTGGCGTTACAGGCCGGGGCCAAGGCCCGTGGCTGGAAGATCGTGCTGATCGAACCCTTTGCCCCCGGCGATACGTACCAACCGAGCTATGACGCTCGCTCTTCAGCGCTGTCGTTCGGCGCCCGGCAGATTTATCAACGGCTGGGCGTGTGGCAGGAAATCTCCCGCCGCGCTGAGCCGATCAAGCAGATTCATGTCTCCGACCGTGGGCGTTTTTCCACCGCGCGGTTGTCGGCGATGGAAGAGGGGGTTCCAGCACTGGGTTATGTGGTGGAAAACGCCTGGCTCGGCCAATGCCTCTGGCACAGCCTGGACAAGGACGTGATCAGTTGGCGTTGCCCGGCGGAAGTCACCGCCATGGAGCCGCTGACCGACGGCTATCGCCTGACGCTCAACGATGAAACCCTGGTGGAATGCGACCTCGCGGTGTTGGCCGATGGCGGCCGTTCGGGCCTGCGTGAACAGCTGGGGATCGGCATCAAGAAGCGCCCGTACAACCAGAGCGCGCTGATCGCCAACATCACTCCGAGCGAAGCGCACAACGGCATGGCCTTCGAACGCTTCACTGACGACGGCCCAATGGCTTTGTTGCCGCTGCCGGAAAACCGTTGCGCCCTGGTCTGGACCCGTCTGGGCATGGACGCGCAACGGTTGGCGGCCCTTGATGACCGCAGCTTTCTCAACGAGTTGCAGGGCGTGTTCGGTTATCGCCTCGGCACGCTGAAACAGGTCGGCGCCCGCAATTTATATCCGCTGTCGCTGATCGAAGCCGAGGAGCAAGTCCGCCCACATCTGGCGATCCTCGGCAACGCCGCGCACAGCCTGCACCCGATTGCCGGACAAGGCTTCAACCTGTCCCTGCGCGATGCCCAGGCCTTGGCCGACACCTTGCTGAGCAGCGAGACCGCGCTCGGCGATTTCACCACGTTGCAGGCTTATCGCGAGCGTCAGCGTCTGGACCAGAACCTGACCGTGGGCTTCTCCGATCAGGTCACCCGGTTGTTTGGCAGCACCCAGCCGCTGGTTTCCCTGGGGCGCAACATCGGCCTGCTCGGTCTCGATCTGCTGCCGCCGGCCAAGCGCTGGTTCGCCCGGCAGGCCATGGGCCTGGGTACACGTCCCGATGTTTAA